The candidate division WOR-3 bacterium genome includes a window with the following:
- a CDS encoding DNA alkylation repair protein — MQCNEIIKRLRALGKPKAVAGMARFGINTKRAYGVSIPDLRRLAKEIGKNHKLAQELWKIDNRETRILAGMVDEPELVTEDQMEKRVKDFADWEVCDQVCQNLFIYTKFAYQKAQEWSRRDEEFVKRAGFALMAWLAFKDKTAKDEAFERFLPAIKREATDNRNFVKKAVNWALRQIGKRSIYLNEKALKTAREVEKIESKSARWIARDAIKELTSNAVQERLKKVGG, encoded by the coding sequence GTGCAATGCAATGAAATCATAAAGCGGTTGCGGGCGCTTGGCAAACCGAAAGCGGTTGCCGGAATGGCACGATTCGGGATTAATACGAAGCGGGCTTACGGAGTGTCAATTCCCGATTTGAGAAGACTGGCAAAGGAAATTGGTAAGAACCATAAACTGGCGCAGGAACTGTGGAAAATAGATAACCGGGAAACGCGCATCCTTGCCGGTATGGTTGATGAGCCGGAACTTGTGACTGAAGACCAGATGGAGAAGCGGGTTAAGGATTTTGCGGACTGGGAGGTCTGTGACCAGGTCTGCCAGAACCTTTTTATTTATACCAAGTTTGCCTATCAGAAGGCGCAGGAGTGGAGCCGGCGTGATGAGGAGTTTGTTAAGCGGGCAGGTTTTGCCTTGATGGCGTGGCTGGCGTTCAAGGATAAGACGGCAAAGGATGAGGCGTTTGAGCGGTTTCTGCCCGCTATCAAAAGGGAGGCAACGGATAATAGAAATTTTGTGAAGAAGGCGGTGAACTGGGCGTTAAGGCAGATTGGTAAAAGAAGTATTTACCTGAATGAGAAGGCACTAAAAACGGCAAGGGAGGTTGAAAAGATTGAATCTAAGAGTGCCAGATGGATTGCCCGGGATGCAATCAAGGAGCTAACAAGCAATGCCGTGCAGGAGCGGCTGAAAAAGGTGGGCGGTTAA
- a CDS encoding DUF262 domain-containing protein: MAYWINHEISKVIELIEKEDFVLPVIQRKLVWDEEHITLLFDTILKGDSFGAIMTLKDIKGTKPLFEFRPFDKDFVEGKNILSTRVDKITKHISYVIDGQQRLYAIYIGLTGSYNSRYLYFDLLSEWDKDDFYLQFALDKNMELKSRVDAADGNGTRRTFWYRVKDLYSQLASAGNPHQRVVQQIFDDYHEENFTDDEKESIKKNVENFAQQFFSCKNIGICEVLLNTEKDIYYNRRKTVELFRRLNQSGTKLDASELIASVLKSFTADNEEFLYEDINEFLDLNLGQDEIIKLIFILQDNHRKELLDVEQQDSDFIQKNRDRILNSIRGTKQFLIASRLYNFFKDYRPSVIPLYFIAYHLFHKTEINIDSLKDYFNNVEDNEDYKLIYKWIYLSLLNGVFRRRGAGWTAYKTGIRKILEVMKEHKNKEFPVDKLFKMYIDYPLSFDDNIREDKLDSYDFSFLMYIIYERCSKFREEDIDHIHPYAILEKIGLSPDGINTVANKQLLDRGTNRGNKSNKELKDWINSLNNKEHYLKRHLIPQKEELWMSCNYQKFIKERRALIKNKLVQELR; the protein is encoded by the coding sequence ATGGCCTACTGGATAAACCATGAAATTAGTAAGGTAATTGAACTGATTGAAAAAGAAGATTTTGTTTTGCCTGTGATACAGAGAAAATTAGTATGGGATGAAGAGCATATCACCCTCCTTTTTGATACCATCTTAAAAGGAGATTCCTTTGGAGCGATTATGACTTTAAAAGATATTAAAGGTACTAAGCCATTATTTGAGTTCAGGCCCTTCGATAAAGATTTTGTTGAAGGAAAGAATATTTTATCAACGAGAGTTGATAAAATAACCAAACATATTTCTTATGTCATTGATGGGCAACAAAGGTTGTATGCCATATATATCGGATTAACAGGTAGTTATAACAGTAGATATCTATATTTTGACCTTTTAAGCGAATGGGATAAAGATGATTTCTATCTACAATTTGCTTTGGATAAAAATATGGAATTAAAAAGTCGGGTTGATGCTGCAGATGGAAATGGAACCAGAAGAACTTTTTGGTATAGGGTAAAGGATTTATATAGTCAATTAGCGAGCGCCGGCAATCCACATCAACGTGTTGTTCAGCAAATCTTTGATGATTATCATGAGGAAAATTTTACCGACGATGAGAAGGAAAGTATTAAGAAAAATGTTGAAAATTTCGCACAACAATTTTTTTCTTGCAAGAATATTGGAATTTGTGAGGTTTTATTAAACACCGAGAAAGATATTTATTATAACCGTAGAAAAACGGTAGAATTGTTCAGAAGGCTCAATCAGAGTGGCACAAAATTAGATGCTTCAGAATTAATTGCGTCTGTGCTTAAAAGTTTTACTGCTGATAATGAAGAATTTTTATACGAGGACATTAATGAATTTCTCGATTTAAATTTGGGGCAGGATGAAATTATAAAATTAATCTTTATCTTGCAAGATAATCATAGAAAGGAGCTGTTAGATGTAGAACAACAAGACTCCGATTTTATTCAAAAAAATAGAGATAGGATATTAAATTCTATCAGGGGGACAAAGCAATTTTTAATAGCTTCTAGATTGTATAACTTTTTTAAAGATTACCGTCCATCTGTGATACCATTGTATTTTATTGCATATCATCTTTTCCATAAAACCGAAATTAACATAGATAGTTTAAAAGATTATTTTAATAATGTGGAGGACAATGAAGACTATAAACTTATTTATAAATGGATTTACTTATCATTGCTTAATGGAGTTTTTAGGAGGCGAGGGGCTGGTTGGACCGCTTACAAAACGGGGATAAGGAAAATATTAGAAGTGATGAAAGAACATAAAAATAAAGAATTTCCTGTAGATAAATTGTTTAAAATGTATATTGACTACCCCTTAAGTTTTGATGATAACATTAGAGAGGATAAGTTAGATTCTTATGATTTTTCTTTTCTTATGTATATTATTTATGAAAGATGCAGTAAATTTAGGGAAGAGGACATTGACCATATTCATCCATATGCAATTTTAGAAAAAATTGGGCTTTCACCGGATGGTATAAATACAGTCGCAAATAAACAATTATTAGACCGGGGGACAAATAGAGGAAATAAAAGCAACAAAGAACTTAAGGATTGGATTAATAGTTTAAATAATAAAGAGCATTATTTGAAAAGACATTTAATACCACAAAAAGAAGAGTTGTGGATGAGCTGTAATTATCAAAAGTTTATTAAAGAACGGAGAGCTTTAATTAAAAACAAACTGGTACAAGAATTGAGATAA
- a CDS encoding T9SS type A sorting domain-containing protein, which yields MKISCGAVLLGLVLMVAPVFANLWYLRRGADSLDDAWAVTVDSSGRVYWATTEWQPRATHNDIFLYIVDSTGRQLWRSQPLSDTSRNRVAFIAVLEEPNLYIGGRIEKISTDLLLLSLRRDQDTFVPEWQYIWDQARGYEEVDGIGVEGDVIYLSGWTTPSLWNNDIVVQKLNRSGTLLWSSTWGGPGLEGANGHLALDANNIYLASHLGTLDSSGNAILIAFSKDSGTYLWDSIWDGYHLDDNFFGLEMSSDSFLYCFGYTDTEPSIFGQLDLILVKYTRTGQKLWERRWGGPNSEWGRAILADGDSVVYICGNTASYGGGATDIVLVKYNSSGELLGCRTWGGRQDDIVHDIVKFGDHLYITGRTQNFGAEQEDALLIKANARTMELPDTLIGIEDRSGNQPVRLTVTPNPFINQTAINFSTRNEPVWLTIYDPVGQVVRDIFIPARSGTRPVIWNGRDNSGKPLDPGIYFIQLKAGTANSTGKVLLLRH from the coding sequence GTGAAAATAAGTTGCGGAGCGGTTTTGCTCGGTCTGGTGCTAATGGTGGCACCGGTTTTTGCCAATTTGTGGTATCTTCGCCGGGGTGCTGATAGTCTTGATGATGCCTGGGCGGTTACCGTTGATAGTAGCGGCAGGGTTTACTGGGCAACAACCGAATGGCAACCCCGCGCCACCCATAATGACATCTTTCTTTACATCGTTGACTCTACCGGCAGGCAACTGTGGCGCAGTCAACCGCTGAGCGATACATCAAGAAATCGGGTTGCATTCATTGCCGTGCTTGAAGAGCCCAATCTTTATATCGGGGGCAGAATTGAAAAGATTAGTACCGATTTGCTGCTTTTATCACTGCGCCGCGACCAGGATACCTTTGTCCCGGAATGGCAGTATATCTGGGACCAGGCACGAGGATATGAGGAGGTTGATGGCATCGGCGTGGAAGGGGATGTGATTTATCTCTCGGGCTGGACCACACCGTCCCTGTGGAACAATGACATCGTTGTCCAGAAACTCAACCGCAGCGGCACTCTCCTGTGGAGTAGCACCTGGGGCGGACCTGGTCTGGAAGGTGCCAATGGTCATCTGGCACTGGACGCTAACAACATCTACCTCGCCTCACATCTCGGCACGCTTGACTCGAGTGGCAACGCCATCTTAATTGCCTTTTCCAAAGATAGTGGCACCTATCTCTGGGATTCAATCTGGGATGGGTATCATCTCGACGACAACTTCTTCGGACTGGAGATGAGCAGCGACTCTTTTCTGTATTGCTTTGGTTATACCGACACCGAACCATCTATTTTCGGTCAACTGGACCTGATTCTGGTGAAGTACACCCGCACCGGTCAGAAGCTCTGGGAAAGGCGCTGGGGTGGTCCAAATAGTGAGTGGGGACGGGCAATTCTGGCTGATGGCGATAGTGTCGTTTATATCTGTGGCAATACTGCCAGTTATGGTGGCGGTGCTACAGACATAGTATTGGTGAAATATAACTCAAGCGGCGAATTACTTGGTTGCAGGACCTGGGGTGGGCGTCAGGATGACATTGTTCACGATATCGTTAAATTCGGTGACCATTTATACATCACGGGAAGGACCCAAAACTTTGGTGCCGAACAAGAGGATGCGCTCCTCATCAAGGCCAATGCCCGGACTATGGAATTACCGGATACATTAATTGGTATCGAAGACCGCAGCGGCAATCAGCCGGTGCGATTAACCGTAACTCCCAACCCGTTTATTAACCAGACGGCAATTAACTTCAGCACCAGAAATGAGCCGGTTTGGTTAACTATTTATGACCCTGTCGGGCAGGTAGTTAGAGACATTTTTATCCCTGCCCGGTCTGGAACCAGACCGGTTATCTGGAACGGCCGAGACAATTCCGGCAAACCGCTTGACCCGGGTATCTACTTTATCCAGCTGAAGGCGGGCACAGCCAATTCAACCGGTAAAGTCTTGCTACTGCGCCATTGA
- a CDS encoding T9SS type A sorting domain-containing protein yields the protein MKNTFLVLISALFVTGGFNLVSGWGVDVPIGQHDSVYDVKLDIHRQSGHLFAGTAHFANNSYFGGVYFSSDNGSNWSYKLGFGNTQKINSVGGTVLDDKYYFCLTINSSRQVWLCRFRTSDGAQIGFNNGDSWIVIFTLPAGDTIKELALISDQDFENYWLNLLVITSSGQLRYFYSDTAGVNWHEITTGVTNAKRGLDACTNEGFSDYYALVSYITNRDSLQIDGIDYNGTRYPLRTYWVGPNARFTSIGAYHDTLLAVYEFSGAAASYYCRYRASYNGGQTWTEGCFPIDTTVVSCIPDVASRADGGQGVVFAWGDGSARRPQFTWRNYHGSWTTPVTWGEYRPRSDVRMAVEYLGNGAYGAIYSSYSPDYGIAYFDRSDWTGVAENQNPELIDHGLRLETNPARQQVKICYVVNQPGPVGISLYDATGRLCRSLLNTYQTPGNYTLTIDNTDLTPAVYIVRLKTGDEVNSERLVFVK from the coding sequence ATGAAAAACACCTTTTTAGTCCTCATATCAGCCCTTTTTGTTACCGGCGGTTTTAACCTCGTATCCGGATGGGGTGTTGATGTACCCATCGGTCAACACGACTCGGTTTATGATGTTAAACTTGACATCCACAGGCAGAGCGGACATCTCTTCGCCGGGACTGCTCATTTCGCTAACAACTCATATTTTGGTGGGGTTTACTTCTCAAGCGATAACGGCAGCAACTGGAGTTACAAACTTGGGTTTGGGAATACACAAAAAATAAACTCGGTGGGTGGTACAGTTCTGGATGATAAATATTATTTTTGTCTTACCATTAACAGTAGCCGTCAGGTATGGTTATGCAGATTCCGCACCTCAGACGGCGCGCAGATAGGATTCAACAATGGGGATAGCTGGATTGTTATTTTTACCCTCCCTGCCGGCGATACGATTAAAGAGCTTGCCCTGATAAGCGACCAGGATTTTGAGAACTACTGGCTAAACCTGCTGGTAATTACCAGTTCCGGTCAACTCCGCTACTTTTACAGCGATACCGCTGGTGTCAACTGGCACGAAATTACCACCGGTGTCACCAACGCCAAACGCGGACTTGATGCCTGCACCAACGAAGGCTTTTCCGATTATTATGCTCTGGTAAGTTATATCACCAACCGTGATAGTCTTCAGATTGATGGCATTGACTACAATGGAACTCGCTACCCATTGCGCACTTATTGGGTTGGACCAAACGCCCGCTTCACCTCAATTGGCGCCTACCACGACACCCTGCTCGCGGTTTATGAGTTCAGCGGTGCCGCGGCTTCCTACTACTGCCGGTATCGCGCCTCTTATAACGGTGGGCAAACATGGACGGAAGGGTGCTTCCCTATTGACACCACCGTGGTCTCCTGTATTCCGGATGTCGCCAGCCGTGCTGATGGTGGCCAGGGGGTTGTTTTTGCCTGGGGTGATGGGTCTGCCCGGCGACCGCAGTTCACCTGGCGCAACTATCACGGCTCATGGACAACACCGGTCACCTGGGGTGAATATCGGCCCCGCAGCGATGTCCGGATGGCGGTTGAATACCTGGGCAACGGCGCCTATGGTGCCATCTATTCCAGTTATTCGCCCGATTACGGCATAGCCTACTTTGACCGCAGCGACTGGACCGGAGTCGCGGAAAACCAGAATCCGGAGTTAATCGACCACGGCTTGCGACTGGAAACCAATCCAGCACGGCAGCAGGTAAAAATTTGCTATGTGGTTAACCAGCCCGGACCGGTGGGAATCTCACTCTACGATGCAACGGGCCGACTTTGCCGTTCGCTCCTTAACACCTATCAGACCCCGGGAAATTACACACTGACCATTGATAATACCGACCTAACGCCCGCGGTTTACATCGTCCGGTTAAAAACCGGGGATGAGGTTAATTCTGAGCGCCTGGTGTTTGTGAAATAG
- a CDS encoding right-handed parallel beta-helix repeat-containing protein has translation MKKANAFLFVILAIFSCKEPEPLADYDYILSRDTDIISPPSGTAQEWITIIGGNHTGKYYVAPDGSDSNPGTAEAPFKTLSYAVTRLQPGDTLVVFARERSRTPVIAGENNLIAAFDIANCQYLRIENLEITSNNGRHFREAFTGTNGPVAHIVLKDIKVHHIDEFGIDIGDADDLQIINCQFTYCGFGCLGGPAGAQGGWRNVLIKDCDLSYSGHYYQGGDGSNRPYDRPDGFGIEASEGPIEIVNTTATHNYSDGLDSKAKRTYIHECLVANNSCDGVKLWGDSSRVVNTLIYGRGDGNNTVTPWSPLVIHTENQNARFEIVNCTVDDSLGENYLMHIQYDNPTVPVFLRIINTIFVSRGANAPALWLANSVNYDIHHNLFYAPQDDRLLIKGDTTYTSAEVSQIGTGNIYGSPLFVHTAWGEAGDYHLNSNSPAVDAGDASGAPAIDLENQPRPQGNGVDIGCYER, from the coding sequence ATGAAAAAAGCTAATGCGTTCCTATTTGTTATACTTGCCATTTTTAGTTGTAAAGAACCAGAACCCCTGGCTGATTACGACTACATATTAAGCCGGGATACCGACATCATTTCCCCACCCTCAGGTACCGCTCAGGAATGGATAACCATCATCGGCGGCAATCATACCGGTAAATACTATGTGGCGCCGGACGGCAGCGATTCAAACCCCGGCACTGCTGAAGCGCCCTTTAAAACGCTCAGTTATGCGGTGACGCGACTCCAGCCCGGTGACACCTTAGTGGTGTTTGCCCGGGAACGCAGCCGCACCCCGGTAATCGCCGGTGAAAATAACCTCATCGCCGCCTTTGACATCGCCAACTGCCAGTACCTCCGGATTGAAAACCTTGAAATCACGAGTAACAATGGCCGGCATTTCCGCGAGGCTTTTACCGGCACCAATGGTCCGGTCGCCCACATCGTCCTTAAGGACATCAAGGTCCACCATATTGACGAGTTTGGCATTGACATCGGCGATGCCGACGATTTACAAATCATCAACTGCCAGTTTACCTACTGCGGTTTTGGCTGCCTTGGCGGACCGGCGGGCGCACAGGGCGGCTGGCGCAATGTCCTGATTAAAGACTGCGACCTGTCCTACAGCGGTCATTACTATCAGGGCGGCGACGGCTCTAACCGTCCTTATGACCGACCCGATGGGTTCGGTATTGAGGCATCCGAGGGTCCCATTGAGATTGTCAATACCACCGCCACCCATAACTACAGCGATGGTCTGGACTCTAAGGCAAAGCGCACTTACATCCACGAGTGCCTCGTTGCCAACAACTCCTGCGACGGGGTGAAACTGTGGGGCGACTCTTCCCGGGTAGTAAACACCTTGATTTACGGCCGGGGCGATGGCAACAACACTGTCACACCCTGGTCACCGCTTGTCATCCATACCGAGAACCAGAATGCCCGGTTTGAAATCGTCAACTGCACGGTTGACGACTCTCTGGGCGAAAACTACCTGATGCATATCCAGTACGACAACCCCACCGTGCCGGTATTTTTACGCATTATCAACACCATCTTTGTCAGCCGGGGCGCTAATGCGCCCGCGCTCTGGCTTGCTAATTCGGTCAATTACGACATTCACCACAACCTGTTCTATGCGCCGCAAGATGACCGGCTGTTAATTAAGGGCGACACCACTTACACTTCGGCTGAAGTCAGCCAGATTGGAACCGGCAACATCTACGGCAGTCCGCTCTTTGTCCACACCGCCTGGGGTGAAGCAGGAGACTATCATTTAAACAGTAACAGCCCGGCGGTCGATGCTGGTGACGCTTCAGGCGCACCGGCTATTGACCTTGAAAACCAACCCCGGCCTCAGGGCAACGGGGTTGACATCGGCTGTTATGAAAGGTAA
- a CDS encoding sigma-70 family RNA polymerase sigma factor has product MAEYPLPVRDEQADLVAELKAEKPGAFEKLFHTFWRPVMALALIHLSDTAEAEDCAIETFEDLARGIKRFRGESKLSTYVYQVALNRIRKHHRSRKRSLATVPIETCPEHQFATPPLEARFETADEIKHLYQDLKRLPRTQREAITLRHILGLKLPEVARTLGIPENAAAMRINRGIKKLQKMRQQRLRREKYGR; this is encoded by the coding sequence ATGGCAGAATATCCTCTACCGGTGCGAGATGAACAGGCTGACCTCGTTGCCGAACTCAAAGCGGAAAAACCCGGTGCCTTTGAAAAACTGTTCCACACCTTTTGGCGACCGGTGATGGCGCTTGCCTTAATCCACCTCTCCGACACCGCGGAAGCCGAAGACTGTGCGATTGAGACCTTTGAGGACCTTGCCCGGGGCATAAAAAGGTTCCGCGGCGAGTCAAAACTCTCCACCTATGTTTACCAGGTTGCCTTAAACCGCATCCGCAAACATCACCGCAGCCGCAAACGCAGCCTGGCCACGGTCCCGATTGAAACCTGCCCGGAACACCAGTTCGCGACCCCGCCCCTTGAAGCCCGCTTTGAAACCGCGGACGAAATCAAACACCTGTATCAGGACTTAAAACGCCTGCCCCGGACCCAGCGCGAGGCAATCACCCTGCGCCACATCCTCGGCTTAAAACTGCCCGAAGTCGCCCGCACCCTTGGCATCCCGGAAAACGCCGCGGCGATGCGCATCAACCGCGGCATCAAAAAACTGCAAAAGATGCGCCAGCAGCGTCTCCGGAGGGAAAAGTATGGAAGATAA
- a CDS encoding TM2 domain-containing protein has product MVSAETKPAEGKDWLTALLLSIFLGQLGVDRFFLGYIGLGVLKLLTLGGLGIWWLIDVILIATGQLKDARGNPLVRK; this is encoded by the coding sequence ATTGTGTCAGCTGAAACTAAACCGGCAGAAGGCAAAGACTGGCTCACCGCCCTTTTGTTGTCCATCTTTCTTGGTCAACTGGGCGTGGACCGGTTCTTCCTTGGCTATATCGGCCTGGGTGTGTTAAAACTTCTCACCCTCGGTGGATTGGGAATCTGGTGGCTGATTGATGTGATTCTCATCGCCACGGGCCAGTTAAAAGATGCCCGTGGCAATCCGCTGGTGCGGAAGTAG
- a CDS encoding site-specific DNA-methyltransferase, translating into MKTWHRIIIGDARWMKEVEDESIHLIVTSPPYWQLKDYGNGKQIGFNDSYEDYINNLNLVWNECHRVLHKGCRLCINIGDQFARSVYYGRYKVIPIRTEIIKFCESAGFDYMGAIIWQKVTTCHTTGGATVMGSYPYPRNGIIKLDYEFILIFKKYGNPPRVSKEIKEMSKLTEEEWSRYFTGHWKFSGERQDKHLAMFPEELPKRLIKMFSFVGDTVLDPFLGSGTTSLAAKNLNRNSIGYEINEEFLPIIKEKLGITQRAMFPDATFEIIKQDEPNIDFKEEIKKLPYIFKDPIRFDKKIDPKKLRFGSRIDNTTPERETYYTVKEIVSPEILVLNNGLKIQLLGVKEKPGKNGAAIQYIREKTKGQKVFMKFDEVKHDQNNNLLCYLYLQNKTFLNAHLIKKGLVDVDTTINYKYRTKFLTLQKGLKNTI; encoded by the coding sequence ATGAAGACCTGGCACCGGATAATCATCGGTGATGCGCGATGGATGAAGGAGGTTGAAGATGAATCAATTCATCTTATCGTTACCTCGCCCCCATACTGGCAATTAAAGGATTATGGCAATGGCAAGCAGATAGGGTTCAATGACAGTTATGAGGATTATATCAATAACCTCAATCTGGTCTGGAATGAGTGCCATCGGGTATTACACAAAGGCTGCCGATTGTGTATTAACATTGGCGACCAGTTCGCCCGTTCGGTCTATTACGGCAGATACAAAGTCATTCCCATAAGAACCGAAATCATCAAGTTCTGCGAGAGCGCCGGGTTTGATTATATGGGAGCAATCATCTGGCAGAAGGTGACCACCTGCCACACAACCGGCGGCGCAACGGTGATGGGCTCTTATCCGTATCCCAGAAATGGCATCATTAAACTGGATTATGAGTTCATCCTGATTTTTAAAAAATACGGCAATCCGCCCAGAGTCAGCAAGGAGATAAAGGAAATGTCAAAGTTGACTGAAGAGGAATGGAGCCGCTATTTTACCGGGCACTGGAAATTTTCCGGCGAAAGGCAGGACAAACACCTCGCGATGTTCCCCGAAGAGTTGCCCAAGCGGCTCATTAAGATGTTCAGTTTTGTTGGCGATACGGTTCTTGACCCTTTTCTTGGCAGCGGGACGACATCTTTAGCCGCCAAAAATCTCAACAGAAATTCCATCGGCTACGAGATAAATGAGGAGTTCCTGCCGATAATAAAAGAAAAACTGGGCATAACGCAGAGGGCAATGTTTCCGGATGCAACCTTTGAAATTATCAAACAGGATGAACCAAATATAGATTTCAAAGAGGAGATTAAAAAGTTGCCTTACATCTTCAAGGACCCTATAAGATTTGATAAGAAGATTGACCCGAAAAAATTAAGGTTCGGTTCAAGGATTGATAACACCACTCCTGAGCGCGAAACCTATTATACGGTAAAAGAAATAGTTTCGCCCGAGATATTGGTTTTAAACAACGGATTAAAAATCCAACTCCTTGGTGTGAAGGAGAAACCGGGTAAAAATGGTGCGGCGATTCAATATATAAGAGAAAAGACAAAAGGGCAAAAGGTTTTTATGAAATTTGACGAAGTAAAGCACGACCAGAATAATAACTTACTTTGTTATCTCTATTTGCAGAATAAGACCTTCTTAAATGCCCATTTGATTAAAAAGGGTCTGGTTGATGTGGATACGACAATTAATTATAAATACCGGACAAAATTCTTAACTCTTCAGAAAGGGTTAAAGAACACAATATGA
- a CDS encoding MjaI family restriction endonuclease — protein sequence MKVRITVEEIRKYLDIETPEFPKYVAPLINLANQYAQGTRPKVVGQMSELIQEFEGKTLSEWEQWYLEKKPDAIRNATEKILQKLREIKNSLDRIDRTMVERWVRDLVIVKTFAGLRFQEAILKKGAELKGTDYRLAEPEEESKGIDGYIGDVPVSIKPDTYDVKASLPEHIGIKIIYYKKIDDGIEVDYGEIL from the coding sequence ATGAAGGTCAGAATCACGGTTGAAGAGATAAGAAAATATCTTGATATAGAAACGCCCGAATTCCCTAAGTATGTCGCACCACTTATCAATTTAGCCAATCAGTATGCCCAGGGAACGCGGCCGAAAGTTGTCGGGCAGATGAGTGAACTTATCCAGGAGTTTGAAGGGAAGACACTTTCCGAGTGGGAACAGTGGTATTTAGAGAAAAAACCCGATGCAATCAGAAATGCTACAGAAAAGATATTACAGAAATTGAGGGAAATCAAAAACTCACTTGACCGGATTGACCGAACAATGGTTGAACGCTGGGTCCGCGATTTGGTAATTGTTAAAACTTTTGCCGGATTAAGGTTTCAGGAGGCGATACTAAAAAAGGGCGCGGAGTTAAAAGGAACAGATTACCGGTTGGCAGAGCCGGAAGAGGAATCAAAAGGGATTGATGGTTACATTGGCGATGTGCCTGTATCAATAAAACCCGACACCTATGATGTTAAAGCATCATTACCCGAACACATTGGCATCAAAATCATCTATTACAAAAAGATTGATGATGGGATTGAGGTAGATTATGGAGAAATTCTATAA
- a CDS encoding nucleotidyl transferase AbiEii/AbiGii toxin family protein, which yields MLEVIEKSIAGIARREEKVHITREFLQLLVLKILDDKGYFKNLAFVGGTALRVLYGLRRFSEDLDFSLIAKKDYDFDNLLEKVAYELTKAGFSLDIKSSTEGAVHSALLKFKDILFLLGLAHQKGQKLSIKLEIDSNPPRGWQTELSLVNKHFVFTVNHFDIPSLYATKLHACFFRKYIKGRDFYDLIWYLGKKVLPNFELLNNAIEQTEHKRINLNKEDFNDFLRARLARVDFARVKKDVERFIEDKNELKLLNKDLILKLIG from the coding sequence ATGCTGGAGGTAATTGAGAAAAGCATTGCCGGTATTGCCCGCCGGGAGGAAAAGGTTCATATCACCAGGGAGTTTTTACAGTTGCTTGTGTTAAAGATTCTTGATGACAAAGGGTATTTTAAAAACCTCGCCTTTGTCGGCGGGACCGCGCTCCGAGTGTTATATGGTTTGCGCCGGTTTTCCGAAGACCTTGACTTCTCCCTCATCGCTAAAAAGGACTATGATTTTGATAACCTGTTAGAAAAGGTTGCTTACGAATTGACGAAGGCGGGATTTTCCTTAGATATTAAGAGTAGTACCGAAGGCGCGGTGCATTCGGCGCTGTTAAAATTTAAAGACATTCTCTTTCTTTTGGGGTTAGCCCACCAGAAGGGACAAAAACTTTCTATTAAACTGGAAATCGATTCCAACCCGCCCCGCGGCTGGCAAACAGAACTGTCCCTGGTGAACAAACATTTTGTTTTCACCGTTAACCATTTTGACATCCCTTCGCTTTATGCCACCAAACTCCATGCCTGCTTTTTTAGAAAATATATCAAGGGCAGGGACTTTTATGACCTAATCTGGTATCTGGGCAAAAAGGTGTTACCCAATTTTGAACTCCTCAACAATGCGATTGAGCAGACCGAACACAAAAGGATAAATTTAAATAAAGAAGACTTCAATGACTTTTTAAGGGCAAGGCTGGCACGGGTTGATTTTGCCAGGGTCAAAAAAGATGTCGAAAGATTTATTGAGGATAAGAATGAACTCAAACTTCTTAACAAGGATTTGATATTAAAACTTATCGGCTGA